The Candidatus Zixiibacteriota bacterium DNA window AGCCGATTTCGACGCAGCTGGCACGCGACCAGAATCTGTCGCTCAATCCGGCGAAGATCTCCGGCAATTGCGGGCGGCTGCTCTGCTGTCTGCTCTACGAGCAAAATCACTATGCCGAGACGATCCGCCGCTTTCCCGAAGTCGGCGCGGAGATTGATACGCCGACGGGACGGGGCACCGTCGAAGCCGTCAACGTTTTTCAGCAGTATATGGTCATTCGTCTCGAAGAAGGCACTGAGCGGCTGACCTGGAAAGACTGGGTCCAGCATGAAAAGAAGAAGCAGTTCACTGCCGCGTTGAAAGCGCGGATGAACCATCCGAAATCGGAATGAATTTCTACATCACGACCCCGATCTTCTACGCCAATGCCGAACTACACATTGGCCACGGTTATACCTCGGTGATTACCGATACCCTCAAGCGCTATCATACCCTGTTTGGCGAAGAATCGTTCTTCCTGACCGGCATGGATGAGCACGGTGCCAAGGTCGAGGAAGCCGCGCTGGCGCAGGGCAAGACACCGCAGCAGCTGTGCGATGAAAACTACCTCAAGTTCGTCGAGGCCCTCAAGACATTGAACGTCTCTTACAACCACTTCATTCGCACGACATCCGAGCGCCATAAGAAGGGCGTGCAGAAGCTACTGATGAACTTGTGGAATGCACGCACACCCGACGGCCAACCGGCGATTTACAAGGGCAAGTACGAGGGTCTGTATTGCCTCGGCTGCGAGAAATTTATCACCGAGAAAGAGCTGACACCCGATGGGCTCTGCCCGAATCATCTGTCCAAGCCCAAACTGGTCTCGGAGAACAATTACTTCTTCCGACTGACGGCGTACCTCGATCGGGTCGAGGAGCTGATTCGCAGCGGCCGGATGAACATCATGCCGGAGGGCCGCCGCAACGAAGTGCTGGGGCTGCTCAAACAAGGTCTGCCGGACTTCTCGATTTCGCGCGAACGGCTCAACTGGGGAATCGACATTCCCTTTGACCCGGCGCAGAAGACTTACGTGTGGGTGGATGCGCTACCCAATTACATCACCGCGGTCGGCTACGGCGACGACGAGGCGGCGTTCGACAAGTGGTGGAACAAGTCGCAGGTGGTGCACCTGATGGGGCGCGACATCCTGAAATTTCACGCCATCTTCTGGCCGGCGATGCTCATGGCTGCCAATCTGCGGGTACCGGACATTCTGTTTATTCACGGTTATCTGAGCTTGAACGGTCAGAAGATCAGCAAGTCGCTCGGAAACGTGATCTCCAACGAGCACCTGGTGGCGCAATTCGGCCAGGATGCCGCGCGCTACCTGCTGGTTTCGCAGTTTCCGTTCCATCTGGACGGCGATATCAGCTATCCGCGGCTTTACGAGAAATACAACTCCGATCTGGCGAACGACTATGGCAATCTCGTGAGCCGCGTGGTCAAGCTGACTTTGGCAAACTTCGAGGGCAAGATCCCACCGCGGAGCGCTGCCGGCGAAGATCACAGCGAGGAGCTGCGGCAGTTGATTCAAGCGACACCGGAGAACGTGATCGCAGAGATTCGAGCAATCGATGTGCTCAGTGCGGTTGAGAGCATCTGGGCCTTGATCCGTGCGGCCAACCGTTACTTCGACTATAGCAAACCGTGGGAGTTGGCCAAACGCGGTGAGAAGGAGACGCTCGCGGGAGTTCTGCATCGCTCGCTGGAGGCGGTCCGAATCGCCGCGACACTGACCTGGCCGATTATGCCGACCAAGTCGTCGCAGGTGCTGCAGATGCTTGGATTCGACGAGTCATATCAGCCGTCGATCACCGATGCCGCCAATTCGGACCTGCTCAAACCGGGTACGGCTCTCCGACCACTGGATAACATCTTCCCGCGCCTCCAGGCGCCGAAGGAGGACAAGATCGAAACTGCGAAATCCCCGGAGAGCGGGCTGCCGGATGGCCTGATCTCGATTGACGATTTCTTCAAGGCCAAACTGGTTGTGGCTGAAGTGCTGGCCTGCGAGGCGGTACCAGAGGCCAACAAGCTACTCAAGCTGCAAATCGCGATCGGCGAGGAACGGCGGCAGATTGTCGCCGGCGTCGCAGAGTATTACAAGCCGGAAGAGCTGGTCGGTAAGAGGATCGTGGTGGTAGCCAACCTCAAGCCGGCCAAGATCCGTGGCATCGAGTCGAACGGGATGCTGTTGGCGGCCAAGTCAGGTAAGGCGCTGAAGCTCGTCACGGTAGACGGCGATATTCCCTCCGGCGCCACTGTCGGCTAAGATGCCGTCATGATCGATACGCACTGTCATCTCGACTTTCCCGACTACAACAACGATCGCGAACAGGTACTGGCCGACGCGCGCGCCACCGGCGTGCGGCGGATGGTCAATATTGGTTGCGATCTGAAATCTTCCGACGCGGGTGTCGAGTTGGCCAATTGCCACGCAGAGATCTTCGCCG harbors:
- the metG gene encoding methionine--tRNA ligase gives rise to the protein MNFYITTPIFYANAELHIGHGYTSVITDTLKRYHTLFGEESFFLTGMDEHGAKVEEAALAQGKTPQQLCDENYLKFVEALKTLNVSYNHFIRTTSERHKKGVQKLLMNLWNARTPDGQPAIYKGKYEGLYCLGCEKFITEKELTPDGLCPNHLSKPKLVSENNYFFRLTAYLDRVEELIRSGRMNIMPEGRRNEVLGLLKQGLPDFSISRERLNWGIDIPFDPAQKTYVWVDALPNYITAVGYGDDEAAFDKWWNKSQVVHLMGRDILKFHAIFWPAMLMAANLRVPDILFIHGYLSLNGQKISKSLGNVISNEHLVAQFGQDAARYLLVSQFPFHLDGDISYPRLYEKYNSDLANDYGNLVSRVVKLTLANFEGKIPPRSAAGEDHSEELRQLIQATPENVIAEIRAIDVLSAVESIWALIRAANRYFDYSKPWELAKRGEKETLAGVLHRSLEAVRIAATLTWPIMPTKSSQVLQMLGFDESYQPSITDAANSDLLKPGTALRPLDNIFPRLQAPKEDKIETAKSPESGLPDGLISIDDFFKAKLVVAEVLACEAVPEANKLLKLQIAIGEERRQIVAGVAEYYKPEELVGKRIVVVANLKPAKIRGIESNGMLLAAKSGKALKLVTVDGDIPSGATVG